One genomic segment of Lebetimonas natsushimae includes these proteins:
- the topA gene encoding type I DNA topoisomerase: MSKKLIIVESPAKAKTIKNFLGRDYDVVASKGHIRDLPKTSFGIKIEDDKFIPQYRVTKDHQSIAKELKEKAKKAETVYIATDEDREGEAIGYHIANVIGKKPEELPRIVFHEITKTAIKNALNNPRKLDLNRVNAQQARRLLDRIVGYKLSPLLNKKIQKGLSAGRVQSAALKLVVDREREIREFKPQEYWSIEGIFKKKEGSLIKYNGKKLEKFDIKTKDEAESIVNELKPLEYTVSKIEKKKTKIKSPAPFMTSTLQQVASSELGFSPRKTMQIAQKLYEGVKTPVGETGIITYMRTDSLNIAKEAQEAAVKFIKENIGENYAEPKTYKTKSSAAQEAHEAIRPVDVRLTPEDLKNYLSKDELKLYTLIYNRFLASQMKDAQYETQNIYLTNEKGEFKISGKKLVFDGFYKVYGKPSADELLPEFSEGEKLKPEDIKATQHFTKPPERYTEASLIKKLESLGIGRPSTYAPTITLLQNRNYVEVKEKKLHPTEIAFNVIETLERYFPNIVDANFTANMEEMLDKIAVGKKEWQEMLKEFYGPFMQLIDKGYKEIPSQKIAKPIDETCPQCGAPLVIRKGRFGEFIACSSYPKCKYTRPIEEKEEKKVDVKCDKCGADMVVKRGKNGEFLACSNYPECKNTKPLNEPEVLEDVKCPECGGDIVKRKSRRGEFYGCSNYPECNFISKYRPTNEKCPECGYIMAKRTYRGKEVLECIKCKTRKEI; encoded by the coding sequence GTGAGTAAAAAATTAATAATAGTTGAATCTCCCGCAAAAGCAAAAACAATTAAAAATTTTTTGGGCAGGGATTATGATGTAGTTGCAAGTAAAGGGCATATAAGGGATTTGCCTAAAACTTCATTTGGTATAAAAATAGAAGATGATAAATTTATTCCTCAATACCGCGTTACAAAAGATCACCAATCAATTGCAAAAGAGCTTAAAGAAAAAGCGAAGAAAGCCGAGACTGTTTATATTGCCACTGATGAAGACAGAGAGGGAGAGGCAATAGGCTACCACATTGCAAATGTAATCGGTAAAAAACCGGAAGAACTTCCGAGAATTGTATTTCATGAAATTACAAAAACCGCTATCAAAAACGCTTTAAATAATCCCAGAAAACTTGATTTAAACAGGGTAAATGCCCAGCAGGCCAGAAGACTGCTTGATAGGATTGTTGGTTATAAACTCTCACCCCTTCTTAATAAAAAAATTCAAAAAGGACTTAGTGCCGGTAGGGTTCAAAGTGCAGCCCTTAAGCTTGTTGTTGACAGGGAAAGAGAAATTAGAGAATTTAAACCTCAGGAATACTGGAGCATAGAAGGGATTTTTAAGAAAAAAGAGGGCAGTTTAATCAAATATAACGGTAAAAAACTTGAAAAGTTTGATATTAAGACAAAAGATGAGGCCGAGAGTATTGTAAATGAATTAAAACCTCTTGAGTATACCGTCAGTAAAATAGAAAAGAAAAAAACAAAAATAAAATCCCCTGCTCCTTTTATGACTTCAACACTTCAGCAGGTAGCAAGCAGCGAGCTAGGGTTTTCTCCTAGAAAAACAATGCAGATTGCCCAAAAACTATATGAAGGTGTGAAAACACCAGTAGGTGAAACAGGGATTATTACATATATGAGGACTGACAGTTTAAATATTGCAAAAGAGGCCCAGGAAGCGGCAGTTAAGTTTATAAAGGAAAATATCGGCGAAAATTATGCAGAGCCTAAAACATATAAAACTAAATCATCAGCAGCTCAGGAAGCGCACGAGGCGATAAGGCCGGTTGATGTGAGACTGACTCCAGAGGATTTGAAGAATTATTTGAGCAAAGACGAATTGAAACTTTATACATTGATTTATAACAGATTTTTGGCAAGTCAAATGAAAGATGCTCAGTATGAAACTCAAAACATTTATCTTACAAATGAAAAAGGTGAATTTAAAATAAGCGGCAAAAAGTTAGTGTTTGACGGATTTTATAAAGTTTACGGGAAGCCTAGTGCCGATGAATTACTGCCTGAATTCAGTGAGGGTGAAAAGTTAAAACCGGAGGATATTAAAGCGACTCAGCACTTTACAAAACCTCCTGAGAGATATACGGAGGCTAGTTTAATTAAAAAACTTGAATCTCTCGGAATCGGCAGGCCTTCAACTTATGCACCAACCATTACACTTTTGCAAAACAGAAACTATGTAGAGGTTAAAGAAAAAAAACTTCATCCAACGGAAATTGCTTTTAATGTGATTGAAACGCTTGAGAGATACTTTCCCAATATTGTAGATGCCAATTTTACAGCAAATATGGAAGAGATGTTAGATAAAATTGCTGTTGGTAAAAAAGAGTGGCAGGAGATGTTAAAAGAATTTTATGGTCCTTTTATGCAACTTATAGATAAAGGATATAAAGAAATTCCATCTCAAAAAATAGCAAAACCTATTGATGAAACCTGTCCTCAGTGCGGGGCTCCTTTAGTAATTAGAAAAGGAAGATTCGGGGAATTTATTGCATGCAGCTCTTATCCAAAATGCAAATATACAAGACCTATTGAAGAAAAAGAAGAAAAAAAGGTGGATGTAAAATGTGATAAATGCGGAGCCGATATGGTTGTTAAAAGAGGTAAAAACGGTGAATTTTTGGCATGCAGCAATTATCCTGAGTGTAAAAACACCAAACCTTTAAACGAGCCTGAAGTGCTTGAAGACGTTAAATGTCCTGAATGCGGTGGGGACATTGTAAAAAGAAAATCAAGAAGAGGTGAATTTTACGGATGCAGCAATTATCCAGAGTGTAATTTTATTTCAAAATACAGACCGACTAATGAAAAATGCCCTGAATGCGGATATATAATGGCTAAAAGGACTTACAGGGGAAAAGAAGTACTTGAATGTATAAAATGTAAAACAAGGAAAGAAATTTGA
- a CDS encoding DUF996 domain-containing protein — MRGKVLDFNLQEGRGIISGDDGKRYEFEIKEWKEQTPPQKNDVVDFEVSEDGKAAGIYLIQKNDIKMSENIRTFGGIGGVLLLIAGFVSPVPHIGPAFSFLLSIVGFILIAIAIKQLSEYKKEEKAFKNFIIGSILYLINYFLFLFFIITIFIAILAESENYSYEMDSSWLIVVAIGVIVYILGIISSLFYKKSFNSIFKITNEKLFSIGGNLIFIGSILSIVLVGFVIIFIGWIFITIGFFSLKENR, encoded by the coding sequence ATGAGAGGGAAAGTATTAGATTTTAATTTACAGGAAGGAAGAGGAATAATAAGCGGGGATGACGGAAAAAGATATGAATTTGAAATAAAAGAATGGAAAGAGCAGACCCCTCCCCAAAAAAACGATGTAGTTGATTTTGAGGTAAGTGAAGACGGTAAAGCGGCGGGAATTTATTTAATACAAAAAAATGATATAAAAATGTCTGAAAACATTAGAACATTCGGGGGCATAGGGGGTGTTTTATTATTAATTGCCGGTTTTGTTTCCCCTGTTCCTCATATAGGTCCGGCTTTTTCTTTTCTTTTAAGTATTGTGGGATTTATTTTAATAGCTATTGCTATTAAACAGTTAAGTGAATATAAAAAGGAAGAAAAAGCATTTAAAAATTTTATTATCGGTTCAATATTATATTTAATCAATTATTTTTTATTTTTATTTTTTATAATAACTATTTTTATTGCCATTTTGGCGGAAAGTGAAAATTACTCTTATGAAATGGATTCAAGTTGGTTAATTGTAGTAGCAATAGGAGTTATAGTATATATTTTGGGAATTATTAGTTCCTTGTTTTATAAAAAAAGTTTTAATTCTATATTTAAAATAACAAATGAGAAACTCTTTTCAATTGGCGGTAATCTTATTTTTATAGGAAGTATTTTATCAATCGTTTTGGTTGGTTTTGTAATTATTTTTATCGGCTGGATTTTTATTACTATAGGATTTTTTTCTTTAAAAGAAAATCGATAA
- a CDS encoding TM2 domain-containing protein — MKGKVLDFNLQEGRGIISGDDGKRYEFEIKEWKEQTPPQKNDVVDFEVSEDGKAAGIYYDSDNSNVSGEKSKIVAFLLAFFLGGFGVHKFYLGCTKEGIIMLVIFLLGFILAGIPSFIIAVIAFIESLIYIFKSDKEFEETYVKNKKCWF; from the coding sequence ATGAAAGGGAAAGTATTAGATTTTAATTTACAGGAAGGAAGAGGAATAATAAGCGGGGATGACGGAAAAAGATATGAATTTGAAATAAAAGAATGGAAAGAGCAGACCCCTCCCCAAAAAAACGATGTAGTTGATTTTGAGGTAAGTGAAGACGGTAAAGCGGCGGGAATTTATTATGATTCTGACAATTCTAATGTATCAGGTGAAAAAAGTAAAATTGTTGCATTTTTATTAGCGTTTTTCTTAGGAGGATTCGGAGTACATAAATTTTATTTGGGATGTACTAAAGAAGGTATCATAATGTTGGTTATTTTTCTTTTAGGTTTTATATTGGCCGGAATACCTTCTTTTATAATAGCGGTAATTGCATTTATTGAATCTTTAATTTACATATTTAAATCTGATAAGGAATTTGAAGAAACATATGTTAAAAATAAAAAATGTTGGTTTTAA
- the nspC gene encoding carboxynorspermidine decarboxylase: MIKTPAYVIEEEKLEKNLQILDNLQKQAGCKILVALKGYAAWSTFDLLEKYLSGATASGLWEAKLGNMKPWEVHTYSPAYKDDEIDEIAEISHTVVFNSFNQLERFENRVKDKALIGLRVNPGVSSAPVALYDPCAPFSRLGITKENFRADKLKNVSGLHFHALCEQLDTALERTLEGFEKNFGEYLKDMEWVNFGGGHHITRAEYNVENLIKIIKEFKSRYPNIKDVYLEPGEAVGLNAGYLEAEVLDIIDNGMKIAILDTSAEAHMPDVLAMPYRPEVRNAGKSGEKKYTYRLGGVTCLAGDVIGDYSFDESLKVGDRIIFEDMAIYTYVKNTAFNGVKLPSIVIKRKDGSFFVSREFHYEDFRDRLS; the protein is encoded by the coding sequence ATGATAAAAACTCCTGCATATGTAATAGAAGAAGAAAAATTAGAAAAAAATCTACAAATTCTTGACAATCTTCAAAAACAAGCCGGTTGTAAAATTTTAGTTGCCCTGAAAGGTTATGCTGCCTGGTCTACTTTTGATTTGCTTGAGAAATATTTAAGCGGTGCTACTGCAAGCGGGCTTTGGGAAGCAAAGCTTGGAAATATGAAACCGTGGGAGGTACATACGTATTCACCCGCATATAAAGATGATGAAATTGATGAAATTGCCGAGATTTCCCACACTGTTGTATTTAATTCATTTAATCAGCTTGAGAGATTTGAAAATAGGGTTAAAGATAAGGCATTAATAGGTCTTAGGGTAAATCCTGGAGTATCATCTGCCCCTGTAGCATTATATGACCCTTGCGCCCCTTTCAGCCGTCTTGGTATTACAAAAGAAAATTTCAGGGCCGATAAACTTAAAAATGTAAGCGGACTTCATTTTCACGCACTTTGCGAACAATTAGACACTGCGCTTGAGAGGACACTTGAAGGATTTGAAAAAAATTTTGGAGAATATTTAAAAGATATGGAATGGGTCAATTTTGGAGGGGGCCATCATATTACAAGAGCTGAATATAATGTAGAAAATTTAATTAAAATTATTAAAGAATTTAAAAGCCGTTATCCAAATATTAAAGATGTTTATCTCGAACCGGGTGAAGCTGTGGGACTGAATGCCGGATATTTAGAGGCTGAAGTTCTTGATATTATAGATAACGGAATGAAAATAGCAATTCTTGATACCTCAGCAGAAGCACATATGCCAGATGTATTAGCAATGCCTTATCGTCCGGAAGTCAGAAATGCCGGAAAATCGGGAGAGAAAAAATATACTTACAGATTGGGGGGAGTAACCTGTTTGGCCGGTGATGTAATAGGAGATTACAGTTTTGATGAATCTCTTAAAGTCGGAGATAGGATTATTTTTGAGGATATGGCGATTTACACTTATGTGAAAAATACTGCATTTAACGGGGTAAAACTACCGAGTATTGTAATAAAAAGAAAAGACGGAAGCTTTTTTGTATCCCGTGAATTTCATTATGAAGATTTCAGGGACAGATTGAGTTGA
- a CDS encoding DUF1931 family protein, with the protein MARVVGFKKLEAIFRKAAGVDLDKSKADEILDIVEKKFHDMLLVAVEKAGYNGRDVIMEPDMPVTKGFEESLRQFRELEEVVDLQDVLAYLEKIPPLKYPISADLEAKLPEYIGALMLIIARVLKELGAERKPSSEDIKKASKILDLTL; encoded by the coding sequence ATGGCAAGAGTAGTGGGATTTAAAAAATTAGAAGCAATATTTAGAAAAGCTGCTGGAGTGGATTTAGATAAATCAAAAGCAGATGAAATACTCGATATAGTTGAGAAAAAATTTCACGATATGCTTTTAGTTGCAGTTGAAAAAGCTGGATATAATGGAAGAGATGTTATTATGGAACCTGATATGCCTGTAACAAAAGGTTTTGAAGAATCTCTTAGACAATTTAGAGAACTTGAAGAAGTAGTGGATTTACAGGATGTTTTAGCATATCTAGAAAAAATTCCGCCATTAAAATATCCGATTTCAGCAGATCTTGAAGCAAAACTTCCTGAATATATCGGGGCATTAATGCTAATTATTGCAAGAGTGTTAAAAGAGCTTGGAGCTGAGAGAAAACCGTCAAGTGAAGATATTAAAAAAGCAAGCAAAATTTTAGATTTAACTCTTTAA
- a CDS encoding molybdopterin molybdotransferase MoeA, which translates to MAHISFEESQQILKENLPGNKDSEKVFLDTALNRVLAEDIVAKYNNPYMPTASMDGYAIKYEDMDKEIKIIGRNPAGSFEFNKINSGEAVKTFTGSFMPEGSDTLVPIENVEVRGDKLIVKEKVERGYSVRPVGEDFKEGEVLIKEGTLINAGEIGVLASLGKSCVYVTQKPIISVLATGEEIADINDEVKMGQIRSSNNYTLTALARSFGYDVKNLGIAGDKRDEIKNKILNALNSSDIVVTTGGVSVGDFDFVKEITGEFDVLFHGVNIKPGQWIMVAKAGGKYIVSLPGFPYSSFVTFLLYVVPIADAFENKQSIEFLTATLRDNFKKVFKKTQFVAVNLSFENGEYVVDTRGKKSGSSGILTNLINTKALMWLDEGLYELKAGSKVKIIKFF; encoded by the coding sequence ATGGCTCATATAAGTTTTGAAGAGTCTCAACAAATTTTAAAAGAAAATTTACCTGGTAATAAAGATTCTGAAAAAGTATTTTTGGATACTGCCCTAAATAGGGTGTTAGCCGAAGATATTGTTGCAAAATACAATAATCCGTATATGCCTACAGCTTCAATGGATGGATATGCTATTAAATATGAAGATATGGATAAAGAGATAAAAATAATAGGTAGAAATCCCGCTGGAAGTTTTGAATTTAATAAAATAAATTCAGGTGAAGCTGTTAAAACTTTTACAGGCTCATTTATGCCGGAAGGCAGCGATACATTGGTGCCTATTGAAAATGTAGAAGTTAGAGGGGATAAGTTAATAGTAAAGGAAAAAGTTGAAAGAGGTTATTCGGTAAGGCCTGTCGGGGAAGATTTCAAAGAGGGAGAAGTTTTGATTAAAGAAGGAACTTTAATTAATGCCGGTGAAATAGGCGTTTTGGCATCTCTTGGAAAAAGCTGCGTTTATGTAACTCAAAAGCCTATTATTTCAGTTCTTGCAACAGGAGAAGAAATAGCGGATATTAACGATGAGGTTAAAATGGGGCAGATCAGAAGTTCAAACAATTATACTTTGACTGCTCTTGCTAGAAGTTTTGGTTATGATGTAAAAAATTTGGGAATAGCAGGGGATAAAAGGGATGAAATAAAAAATAAAATTTTAAATGCCCTTAATTCAAGTGATATTGTGGTTACAACAGGGGGAGTAAGTGTGGGAGATTTTGATTTTGTAAAAGAAATAACTGGTGAATTTGATGTATTGTTTCACGGGGTAAATATAAAACCGGGTCAATGGATAATGGTGGCAAAGGCAGGCGGTAAATATATCGTTTCACTTCCAGGATTTCCATACAGTTCGTTTGTAACGTTTCTTTTGTATGTTGTGCCTATTGCTGATGCATTTGAAAACAAACAATCAATCGAGTTTTTAACAGCAACTCTTAGAGATAATTTTAAAAAAGTTTTCAAAAAAACACAATTTGTTGCTGTAAATTTGAGCTTTGAAAATGGAGAATATGTTGTCGATACAAGAGGTAAAAAAAGTGGAAGTAGCGGGATACTCACTAATCTGATAAATACAAAAGCTTTAATGTGGCTTGACGAGGGGCTGTATGAATTAAAAGCAGGAAGTAAAGTTAAGATTATTAAATTCTTTTAA
- a CDS encoding molybdopterin synthase catalytic subunit, whose amino-acid sequence MVEIFKGGIPVIETLERWYEDFKLEGYGAMIPFIGIVRPDNGIEGLSFDLYLPLLNEWFKKWNELPDAKIKMAHSFGDVKVGETSFLCAVFTKHRREGFKYLEEFVEDFKANAPIWKYDLIDGKRIFAEDRAKPLPQAGILK is encoded by the coding sequence ATGGTTGAGATTTTTAAAGGCGGAATTCCTGTAATTGAAACACTTGAGAGGTGGTATGAGGATTTTAAGCTTGAAGGCTATGGGGCTATGATTCCTTTTATCGGAATAGTGAGACCTGATAACGGGATTGAGGGGCTTAGTTTTGATTTATATCTGCCCCTTCTTAATGAATGGTTTAAAAAATGGAATGAATTACCTGATGCAAAAATAAAGATGGCTCATAGTTTTGGTGATGTAAAAGTGGGGGAGACCAGTTTTTTATGTGCGGTTTTTACAAAACACAGACGTGAAGGGTTTAAATATCTTGAAGAGTTTGTAGAGGATTTTAAAGCGAATGCCCCTATTTGGAAATATGATTTGATAGATGGTAAAAGAATTTTTGCTGAAGATAGGGCAAAACCTCTGCCGCAGGCGGGAATACTTAAATAA
- a CDS encoding MoaD/ThiS family protein, which yields MVTVEFLGPIQIDKKEFDVKSVRELKDELHKIPELEDWLESLAIAVNDKIIDSLDTPLKDGDHVVLLPPVCGG from the coding sequence ATGGTAACAGTTGAATTTTTAGGACCTATTCAAATAGATAAAAAAGAGTTTGATGTAAAAAGTGTAAGAGAGTTAAAAGATGAACTGCATAAAATACCAGAACTTGAAGATTGGCTGGAAAGTTTGGCAATAGCGGTAAATGACAAAATAATTGATTCTCTTGATACTCCTTTAAAAGACGGGGACCATGTGGTATTGCTCCCGCCGGTTTGTGGAGGGTAA
- a CDS encoding MqnA/MqnD/SBP family protein, which produces MKIGHINYLNLLPFYQFLKKKNIPIIKGVPSNINKLYKKRIIDAAFISSIKGKNEKCFNAGIAVKRKVKTVLLCPGEGFDSESDTSNMLKNILNLKGQVVIGDKAFKQKNCIDLAEVWYEKYKLPFVFATFCANKNFKQYEKLINEFLRKKQKVPYLTIKKYAKKLGISTKEAKNYLDNIIYYRLGWREKKALKLFWRKSDEYLRNKKSARN; this is translated from the coding sequence ATGAAAATAGGTCATATTAATTACTTAAACCTTTTACCATTTTACCAATTTTTGAAAAAAAAGAATATCCCAATAATAAAAGGCGTTCCATCAAACATAAATAAATTATACAAAAAAAGGATTATTGATGCCGCTTTTATATCTTCAATTAAAGGTAAAAACGAAAAATGCTTCAACGCTGGAATTGCTGTAAAGAGAAAAGTTAAAACAGTCCTTTTATGTCCCGGCGAAGGATTTGACAGCGAAAGCGACACATCCAATATGTTAAAAAATATTTTGAATTTAAAAGGTCAGGTTGTAATAGGAGATAAAGCGTTTAAACAAAAAAACTGCATAGATCTAGCTGAAGTCTGGTATGAAAAATACAAACTTCCTTTTGTTTTTGCCACATTTTGCGCAAATAAAAATTTTAAACAATACGAAAAACTTATAAATGAATTTTTAAGAAAAAAACAAAAAGTCCCTTACTTAACTATTAAAAAATATGCTAAAAAACTCGGAATTTCAACAAAAGAGGCAAAAAATTATTTGGACAATATTATTTATTACCGCCTTGGATGGAGAGAAAAAAAGGCATTAAAACTTTTTTGGAGAAAATCGGATGAATATTTACGAAATAAAAAATCTGCCAGAAATTGA
- a CDS encoding cupin domain-containing protein: MNIYEIKNLPEIDSEIFETLLKYKNVEIKKIISNTLKTPQTFIQKEDEFVVLLKGCAKIEINGEIKKLKSGDTLFIPANTPHTLLKTKKIAIWLAVHIY; the protein is encoded by the coding sequence ATGAATATTTACGAAATAAAAAATCTGCCAGAAATTGATTCGGAAATTTTTGAAACGCTTTTAAAGTACAAAAATGTAGAAATTAAAAAAATAATTTCAAATACACTAAAAACTCCCCAGACTTTCATTCAAAAAGAGGATGAATTTGTAGTTTTATTAAAAGGCTGTGCAAAAATAGAAATAAATGGAGAGATTAAAAAGCTAAAAAGCGGAGATACACTTTTTATTCCGGCAAATACACCCCATACACTTTTAAAAACTAAAAAAATCGCTATCTGGCTTGCCGTGCATATTTATTAA
- a CDS encoding agmatine deiminase family protein — protein sequence MNCLVPEWEKQEFVQLVFPHKNTDWECCLKEAVETFTETAYAIAGYQKVLICYEDENTIKHLKHKNFIFKKVKNNDTWTRDFGAISVKIDGEVKLLDFKFNGWGLKFPSNYDNLISRKIFKLHKSYNFVLEGGSIDTNGEILLTTTQCLLEENRNYPMSKEEIEKFLKSELFVKEIIWLNHGFLEGDDTDSHIDTLARFVNKDTIVYCKCEDKNDIHYEELKKMEKELKKTKFNLIPLPLPSPKIYEGERLPATYANFLIINNAVLLPVYEDKKDKYVYDLFCEIFPEREIIPINANVLIRQHGSIHCISKEYFNEPEQIITK from the coding sequence ATGAACTGCTTAGTGCCTGAGTGGGAAAAACAGGAGTTTGTACAGCTTGTGTTTCCCCATAAAAATACAGACTGGGAATGCTGTTTAAAAGAAGCTGTTGAAACTTTCACTGAAACAGCTTATGCGATTGCGGGGTATCAAAAGGTTTTGATTTGTTATGAAGATGAAAATACAATAAAGCATCTGAAACATAAAAATTTTATATTTAAAAAAGTTAAAAACAATGACACATGGACCAGGGATTTTGGGGCAATAAGTGTAAAAATAGACGGAGAAGTGAAACTGCTTGATTTTAAATTTAACGGCTGGGGTTTAAAATTTCCTAGCAATTATGATAATTTAATAAGCAGAAAGATTTTTAAATTACATAAAAGTTATAATTTTGTGCTTGAAGGTGGAAGTATAGATACAAACGGGGAAATTTTGCTTACTACAACCCAGTGTCTTTTAGAAGAAAACAGAAATTATCCTATGAGTAAAGAGGAAATAGAAAAATTTTTAAAAAGTGAACTTTTTGTAAAAGAGATAATATGGTTAAATCACGGATTTTTAGAAGGTGATGATACGGATTCTCATATTGATACATTGGCAAGATTTGTAAATAAAGATACAATAGTTTACTGCAAGTGTGAAGATAAAAATGATATACATTATGAAGAACTCAAAAAAATGGAAAAAGAACTTAAAAAAACAAAATTTAATTTAATTCCCCTGCCTCTCCCGTCCCCCAAAATTTATGAAGGGGAGAGACTTCCTGCAACTTATGCCAATTTTTTAATAATAAATAATGCTGTATTGCTTCCTGTGTATGAAGATAAAAAAGATAAGTATGTTTATGATTTGTTTTGTGAAATTTTTCCCGAGAGGGAAATAATTCCTATAAATGCAAATGTGCTGATAAGACAGCACGGGAGTATTCACTGTATAAGTAAAGAGTATTTTAATGAACCTGAGCAAATTATCACTAAGTGA
- a CDS encoding APC family permease, with the protein MKKIGFWEAYSIGVGGMIGGGIFAVLGLTILLAKGAAPVSFLFAGFIALVTSYSYAKLSVRFPSEGGTVEFLVRAFKNNLFTGYLNTLLLASYIIMLSLYSYAFGSYASALFIGGEVALAKKIFIVIVISFFTILNFLGAYVSGKAEDIMVFIKVGILLLFSMLGFLTGNFSKLSPEQWESLLNIMTGGLIIFVAYEGFELIANTAQDVEDPERTLPKAFYWAVSTTIFIYVLVSIVTVANVTYEDVKKYQDYVLAVAAEPFLGKAGFTLIGIAALLSTSSAINATLYGSARVSYLVAKFGALPKNLTKNIWNHGTEGLLILAILTIIFSLTFNLENISIAGSLGFLIVFAFVNLANFKLSKYTDSNPLISLFGFLLCLISIITLIIYNLKTNPDSLASSFVVLVLTFLFEVGYRVFTDTRLKETIDIKLEERENLLKNAEKYIDKISSSIKNNISDSEIYLVGKYLSSDKSKAGHVNFYLFSDENKEKINSVVEKIEKDLNLPSYSPFNIKVFNKAQKNKLPKENKKL; encoded by the coding sequence ATGAAAAAAATAGGATTTTGGGAAGCGTATTCTATCGGTGTGGGGGGAATGATAGGAGGCGGTATTTTTGCCGTTTTGGGTCTTACCATTCTTCTTGCAAAAGGTGCTGCACCCGTTTCTTTTCTATTTGCTGGTTTTATCGCTTTGGTTACATCTTATTCATATGCGAAGCTTTCAGTGCGTTTTCCCTCAGAAGGCGGGACCGTTGAATTTTTAGTGAGGGCTTTTAAAAACAATCTTTTTACAGGTTATTTAAATACTCTTTTGCTTGCTTCTTATATTATAATGCTTTCCCTTTATTCCTACGCATTTGGAAGTTATGCATCGGCTCTTTTTATAGGAGGAGAAGTAGCTCTTGCAAAAAAAATATTTATAGTTATTGTAATTTCTTTTTTTACAATTCTTAATTTTTTGGGGGCGTATGTAAGCGGTAAAGCTGAAGATATAATGGTATTTATAAAAGTCGGAATCTTACTTCTTTTTTCAATGCTTGGATTTTTAACGGGGAATTTTTCAAAATTATCTCCTGAGCAATGGGAGAGTTTATTAAATATTATGACAGGCGGACTTATAATATTTGTGGCGTATGAGGGGTTTGAACTAATCGCAAATACGGCCCAGGATGTGGAGGATCCTGAAAGAACTCTTCCTAAAGCGTTTTATTGGGCTGTTTCAACCACTATTTTCATTTATGTATTGGTAAGTATTGTAACGGTTGCAAATGTTACTTATGAAGATGTGAAAAAATATCAGGATTATGTGTTGGCTGTTGCAGCTGAACCTTTTTTGGGAAAAGCAGGATTTACCCTTATAGGGATTGCCGCTCTTTTATCTACTTCATCCGCTATTAATGCGACTTTATACGGAAGTGCCAGAGTCAGCTATCTGGTTGCAAAATTTGGAGCACTTCCTAAAAATTTAACTAAAAATATATGGAATCACGGAACAGAAGGTCTTTTAATTTTAGCGATACTTACAATAATTTTTTCTCTTACCTTTAATTTAGAAAATATATCAATTGCAGGGAGTTTGGGGTTTTTAATAGTATTTGCCTTTGTTAATTTAGCCAATTTTAAGTTATCAAAATATACCGATTCAAATCCTTTAATTTCTCTATTTGGCTTTTTGCTCTGTTTGATTTCGATTATTACACTTATTATTTATAATTTAAAAACTAACCCTGATTCGCTGGCTTCATCATTTGTAGTACTTGTTTTGACTTTTTTATTTGAAGTCGGTTATAGGGTTTTTACAGATACAAGGCTTAAAGAAACTATTGATATAAAATTAGAAGAAAGGGAAAATCTGTTAAAAAACGCTGAAAAATATATTGATAAAATTTCATCTTCCATTAAAAACAATATTTCGGATTCTGAAATTTATCTTGTGGGCAAATATCTTTCCTCCGATAAATCTAAAGCGGGACATGTAAATTTTTATCTGTTTTCCGATGAAAATAAAGAAAAAATAAACAGTGTTGTGGAAAAAATAGAAAAAGATTTGAATTTACCCTCATACAGTCCTTTTAATATTAAAGTTTTTAATAAAGCTCAAAAAAATAAATTACCGAAAGAGAATAAAAAACTATGA